A stretch of the Mesorhizobium huakuii genome encodes the following:
- the radA gene encoding DNA repair protein RadA, giving the protein MAKSRVQFICQNCGSVHQRWAGKCDACGEWNTLVEEGTSGGIGSGPANTRNARKGRAVVLTTLSGDIEDAPRIISGIGELDRATGGGFVRGSALLVGGDPGIGKSTLLTQAAAALASKGHRIVYVSGEEAVAQIRLRAQRLGVADTPVELAAETNVEDILATIADGKRPDLVILDSIQTLWTDLADSAPGTVTQVRAAAQAMIRYAKSTGAAIVLVGHVTKEGQIAGPRVVEHMVDAVLYFEGEGNHHFRILRTVKNRFGPTDEIGVFEMSDKGLREVANPSELFLGERHAKSPGAAVFAGMEGTRPVLVEIQALVAQSSLGTPRRAVVGWDGARLSMILAVLEAHCGVRFGQHDVYLNVAGGYRISEPAADLAVAAALVSSLTGLALPADCVYFGEISLSGAVRPVAHAQQRLKEAEKLGFGSAVLPLGSEELAGGIGAGAFQPTELADLVARIAGSRRSRVDDEE; this is encoded by the coding sequence ATGGCCAAATCACGCGTCCAGTTCATCTGCCAGAACTGCGGATCGGTGCATCAGCGCTGGGCCGGCAAATGCGATGCCTGCGGCGAATGGAACACGCTGGTCGAGGAAGGAACTTCCGGCGGCATCGGCTCGGGGCCGGCCAATACCCGCAATGCCCGCAAGGGCCGCGCGGTGGTGTTGACCACGCTTTCCGGCGACATCGAGGACGCGCCGCGCATCATCTCGGGCATCGGCGAACTCGACCGCGCCACCGGCGGCGGTTTTGTACGCGGCTCCGCACTTCTGGTCGGCGGCGATCCCGGCATCGGCAAGTCGACGCTGCTCACCCAGGCTGCCGCCGCTCTTGCCTCCAAAGGTCACCGCATCGTCTATGTCTCGGGCGAAGAAGCCGTCGCGCAGATCAGGCTGAGGGCGCAGAGGCTCGGCGTCGCCGACACGCCGGTAGAACTGGCGGCCGAGACCAATGTCGAGGACATCCTGGCCACGATCGCCGACGGCAAGAGGCCGGATCTGGTCATTCTCGATTCCATCCAGACGCTGTGGACCGACCTTGCCGATTCGGCGCCGGGCACCGTTACCCAGGTGCGCGCCGCCGCCCAGGCGATGATCCGCTACGCAAAATCCACCGGGGCTGCCATCGTGCTGGTCGGCCATGTCACCAAGGAAGGCCAGATCGCCGGCCCGCGTGTGGTCGAGCATATGGTCGATGCCGTGCTTTATTTCGAGGGCGAAGGCAATCATCACTTCCGCATCCTGCGCACGGTGAAGAACCGCTTCGGGCCAACCGACGAGATCGGCGTCTTCGAAATGTCGGACAAGGGCTTGCGCGAGGTCGCCAATCCATCCGAGCTGTTCCTCGGCGAGCGGCATGCGAAATCGCCGGGTGCCGCCGTTTTCGCCGGCATGGAAGGCACGAGGCCTGTTCTGGTCGAGATCCAGGCGCTGGTGGCACAATCCTCGCTCGGCACGCCACGCCGCGCCGTCGTCGGTTGGGACGGAGCTCGCCTGTCGATGATCCTGGCGGTTCTCGAAGCCCATTGTGGCGTGCGCTTTGGCCAGCACGACGTCTACCTCAACGTCGCCGGTGGCTACCGCATCAGCGAGCCGGCGGCCGATCTCGCGGTCGCCGCCGCACTGGTTTCCTCGCTCACCGGTCTTGCCCTTCCGGCCGATTGCGTCTATTTCGGCGAAATCAGCCTTTCGGGCGCTGTGAGGCCGGTTGCGCATGCGCAGCAGCGCCTCAAGGAAGCCGAAAAGCTGGGTTTTGGTAGCGCGGTTCTGCCCTTGGGCAGCGAGGAACTTGCCGGAGGGATCGGGGCCGGCGCTTTCCAGCCCACCGAGCTTGCCGACCTCGTGGCACGCATAGCCGGCTCACGGCGCAGCCGTGTCGACGATGAAGAGTGA
- a CDS encoding small ribosomal subunit Rsm22 family protein, with protein sequence MELPPSLRQAVDRILEKVPLPELKQAAKTLSDRYRAELRDGRLHMAQDMAVKAYLATRLPATYAAVRASLDALNEARPDFTPKILLDVGAGPGTVLWATSALWPDLEQAVLLEASAAVRKVGETLAADAITARTVWRAGDVTIDLADLQPADLVTCAYVLDEIVPASLPKMVDRLWQLTTDTLLIIEPGTPAGWQRILAVRAQLIAAGAHLLAPCPHKAPCPLTPPDWCHFSRRVARSRLHRLAKDADVPWEDEKFIYVAASRQPAASHAARVIAPPKSGSGKVLLKLCQEDGTATEQLFTKRDGADFKLARRLDWGDRLDPGST encoded by the coding sequence GTGGAACTGCCACCCTCTCTTCGACAAGCTGTCGATCGTATCCTGGAAAAAGTACCGCTGCCGGAACTGAAGCAGGCGGCAAAGACACTCTCCGACCGCTACCGCGCCGAACTGCGCGACGGCCGCCTGCACATGGCGCAGGACATGGCGGTCAAGGCCTATCTGGCGACGCGGCTGCCGGCGACCTATGCCGCGGTCCGCGCCAGCCTCGATGCGCTCAACGAAGCGCGGCCGGATTTCACGCCGAAAATCCTGCTCGATGTCGGCGCAGGTCCTGGTACGGTGCTTTGGGCCACCAGCGCGCTCTGGCCCGATCTCGAACAGGCCGTCTTGCTGGAAGCAAGTGCCGCGGTGCGCAAGGTCGGCGAGACGCTAGCCGCCGATGCCATCACGGCCCGCACCGTCTGGCGGGCCGGCGACGTCACGATAGACCTTGCCGACCTTCAGCCGGCGGACCTCGTCACCTGCGCCTATGTGCTGGACGAGATCGTGCCGGCATCGCTGCCCAAAATGGTCGACCGCCTATGGCAGCTGACGACAGACACATTGCTGATCATCGAACCGGGCACGCCGGCGGGCTGGCAGCGCATTCTGGCGGTTCGCGCGCAGCTGATCGCGGCCGGCGCGCATCTGCTGGCGCCTTGTCCGCACAAGGCGCCCTGCCCGCTCACCCCGCCTGACTGGTGCCACTTTTCCCGCCGCGTCGCCCGCTCGCGCCTGCACCGGCTGGCCAAGGACGCTGATGTGCCTTGGGAAGACGAGAAATTCATCTATGTCGCCGCGTCGCGCCAGCCGGCCGCCTCGCACGCCGCTCGGGTCATCGCACCGCCGAAATCCGGTTCCGGCAAGGTTCTGCTCAAGCTTTGCCAGGAGGACGGCACGGCCACGGAGCAACTGTTCACCAAGCGTGACGGCGCGGACTTCAAGCTGGCCCGGCGGCTGGACTGGGGCGACCGGCTGGACCCAGGCAGCACGTGA
- a CDS encoding SAM-dependent methyltransferase, with product MNILLKRVLDRLVRTGNLKVTGPKGSTVIFGDGSGEPVHMHIKTAHAERAITFDPMLAVPEAYMDGELDILEGGVLGVMRIAFQNMGSGGIDATWSKAIEGLRHAFRRLQQINTASRSRRNVQRHYDLSGDLYRLFLDEDMQYSCAYFEQPDMTLDEAQAAKKRHIAAKLRLKAGQTVLDIGSGWGGLGLYLAKAFDVDVQGVTLSTEQHGVATDRAHAQGLENHVHFELKDYRELNERFDRIVSVGMFEHVGVNHFRTFFDKAATLLKPDGVMLLHTIGRSGVPWATSAFIRKYIFPGGYIPAMSEVLPAIEKSGLVVTDVEILRLHYADTLKHWGQRFAANRDKAKAIYDERFCRMWEFYLAASEAAFRWQDLVIFQFQIAKKNDTLPMTRDYMAKCEKALEMRDMGRREAAPVEKPAKPARRRKVAE from the coding sequence ATGAACATCCTGCTGAAGCGCGTTCTCGACCGCCTGGTGCGCACGGGCAATCTGAAGGTCACCGGGCCCAAAGGCTCGACAGTCATCTTCGGCGACGGCAGCGGCGAGCCGGTGCACATGCACATCAAGACCGCGCATGCCGAGCGCGCCATTACCTTCGATCCGATGCTGGCGGTGCCTGAAGCCTATATGGATGGCGAACTCGACATTCTCGAGGGCGGCGTGCTGGGTGTGATGCGCATAGCCTTCCAGAACATGGGCAGCGGCGGCATCGACGCGACATGGTCGAAAGCCATCGAGGGCCTGCGCCACGCCTTCCGCCGCCTGCAGCAGATCAACACCGCCTCGCGTTCGCGCCGCAACGTGCAGCGCCACTACGATCTGTCGGGCGATCTCTACCGGCTCTTCCTCGACGAGGACATGCAGTATTCCTGCGCCTATTTCGAGCAGCCGGACATGACGCTGGACGAGGCGCAGGCCGCCAAGAAGCGCCATATCGCCGCCAAGCTCAGGCTGAAGGCCGGCCAGACCGTGCTTGACATCGGCTCCGGCTGGGGCGGGCTTGGCCTCTATCTCGCCAAAGCCTTCGACGTCGACGTGCAGGGCGTGACGCTGTCGACCGAACAGCATGGCGTCGCCACCGACCGGGCGCATGCGCAAGGCCTGGAAAACCACGTCCATTTCGAGCTGAAGGATTATCGCGAACTCAACGAACGCTTCGACCGCATCGTTTCGGTCGGCATGTTCGAACATGTCGGCGTGAACCACTTCCGCACCTTCTTCGACAAGGCGGCGACGTTGCTGAAGCCCGATGGCGTCATGCTCCTGCACACGATCGGCCGCTCCGGCGTGCCGTGGGCGACCAGCGCCTTCATCCGCAAGTATATATTTCCGGGCGGCTATATCCCGGCCATGTCGGAGGTGCTGCCGGCGATCGAGAAGTCCGGCCTCGTGGTCACCGACGTCGAGATCCTGCGGCTCCACTATGCCGACACGCTGAAGCACTGGGGCCAGCGCTTCGCCGCCAACCGCGACAAGGCCAAGGCCATCTACGACGAACGCTTCTGCCGCATGTGGGAATTCTATCTGGCCGCTTCGGAAGCCGCTTTCCGCTGGCAGGATCTGGTCATCTTCCAGTTCCAGATCGCCAAGAAGAACGACACGCTGCCGATGACCCGCGACTATATGGCCAAATGCGAAAAGGCGCTGGAAATGCGCGACATGGGCCGCCGCGAAGCGGCTCCCGTCGAGAAGCCCGCCAAGCCAGCCCGCCGCCGTAAGGTGGCGGAATAG
- the rpsF gene encoding 30S ribosomal protein S6 translates to MALYEHVFLARQDLSQQQVDALVEQYKGVISANGGSVGRVENWGLKSLTYRVNKNRKAYYTLMDLNCPPAALNEMERQMGLSEDVLRFLTIKVEAHEEGPSAMMQKREERSERGSFGDRDRGDRGPRSFGDRDRGDRGDRPPRSFGDAGGDRGPRRPREGFEGGAE, encoded by the coding sequence GCAGGTCGATGCGCTTGTCGAACAGTACAAGGGCGTCATCTCCGCGAATGGCGGGTCCGTCGGCCGGGTCGAGAACTGGGGACTGAAGTCCCTCACCTACCGGGTCAACAAGAACCGGAAGGCATACTACACGCTCATGGACCTCAACTGCCCGCCGGCAGCGCTCAACGAGATGGAGCGCCAGATGGGTCTGTCCGAGGACGTCCTGCGTTTCCTGACCATCAAGGTCGAGGCGCATGAGGAAGGTCCGTCGGCCATGATGCAGAAGCGCGAAGAGCGCTCCGAGCGCGGCAGCTTCGGCGACCGCGACCGTGGCGATCGTGGTCCGCGTTCATTCGGCGACCGTGATCGCGGCGACCGTGGCGATCGTCCGCCGCGTTCGTTCGGCGATGCCGGTGGCGATCGTGGTCCGCGCCGTCCTCGCGAAGGCTTTGAAGGGGGTGCAGAATAA
- the rpsR gene encoding 30S ribosomal protein S18 produces MVDINQIPTRRPFHRRRKTCPFSGANAPKIDYKDVRLLQRYISERGKIVPSRITAVSQKKQRELAKAIKRARFLGLLPYVVR; encoded by the coding sequence ATGGTCGACATCAACCAGATCCCGACCCGGCGCCCGTTCCATCGTCGCCGCAAGACCTGCCCGTTCTCCGGCGCCAACGCGCCCAAGATCGACTACAAGGACGTGCGTCTGCTGCAGCGCTACATTTCCGAGCGCGGCAAGATCGTGCCGTCGCGCATCACCGCCGTCAGCCAGAAGAAGCAGCGTGAACTCGCCAAGGCGATCAAGCGCGCCCGCTTCCTCGGCCTGCTGCCCTACGTGGTCCGCTAA
- the rplI gene encoding 50S ribosomal protein L9: MEVILLERVSRLGQMGDTVKVKDGFARNFLLPQGKALRANEANKKKFEGQRAQLEARNLERKSEASQIAEKLDGKSFIAVRSAGETGQLYGSVSTRDIADLVTAEGFSVNRNQILLNQPIKTIGLTNVAIALHPEVEVTITLNIARTADEAERQAKGETLTTAEAIYGDDINDNARPENFFDPNAEFEGGEDNA, translated from the coding sequence ATGGAAGTCATTCTTCTCGAACGCGTTTCCCGCCTCGGCCAGATGGGTGATACCGTCAAGGTCAAGGACGGCTTTGCCCGCAATTTCCTGCTGCCGCAGGGCAAGGCGCTGCGCGCCAACGAAGCCAACAAGAAGAAGTTCGAAGGCCAGCGCGCCCAGCTCGAGGCCCGCAATCTCGAGCGCAAGTCGGAAGCCAGCCAAATTGCCGAAAAGCTCGACGGCAAGAGCTTCATCGCGGTCCGTTCGGCCGGCGAAACCGGCCAGCTCTACGGTTCGGTGTCGACACGCGACATCGCCGATCTGGTGACGGCGGAAGGCTTTTCGGTCAACCGCAACCAGATCCTGCTCAACCAGCCGATCAAGACTATCGGCCTGACCAATGTGGCGATCGCGCTGCATCCGGAAGTCGAAGTCACCATCACGCTCAACATCGCCCGCACGGCCGATGAAGCCGAGCGTCAGGCCAAGGGCGAGACGCTGACCACCGCCGAAGCCATCTATGGCGACGACATCAATGACAATGCGCGTCCGGAGAACTTCTTCGATCCGAACGCCGAGTTCGAAGGCGGCGAAGACAACGCCTGA
- a CDS encoding replicative DNA helicase, with translation MAEAARKFGVAEQPLYREAPNNIEAEQALLGAILVNNDAFYRVSDFLKAGHFYEPLHRKIFDVAAELIRMGKVATPITLKTFLPADEKVGDMTVAQYVVRLAVEAVTVVNATDYGRAIYDLATRRALITVGEDMVNIAYDAPVDMSPSEQIEDAERRLFELAETGRYDGGFESFTDAVKTAVDMANAAYMRDGHLSGLATGMRDLDRRMGGLQSSDLIVLAGRPGMGKTSLATNIAFNVAEAYVPAQQADGSFKAANGGVVGFFSLEMSSEQLATRIISEQTEISSSKIRRGEITEMDFEKLVACSQTMQKIPLFIDQTGGISIAQLSARARRLKRQRGLDLIVIDYIQLMQGSSARASQNRVQEITEITTGLKALAKELAVPIIALSQLSRQVESRDDKRPQLSDLRESGSIEQDADVVMFVYREEYYLKNREPKLGTEEYVKWENEMNEMRGKAEVIVAKQRHGPTGSVTLAFHGEFTRFSDLAEEHHIAERFE, from the coding sequence ATGGCAGAGGCAGCGCGGAAATTCGGCGTGGCGGAGCAACCGCTCTATCGCGAGGCGCCGAACAATATCGAGGCCGAGCAGGCGCTGCTCGGCGCGATCCTTGTCAACAACGATGCCTTCTATCGTGTCTCCGACTTCCTGAAAGCCGGCCATTTCTACGAGCCGCTACACAGAAAAATCTTCGATGTCGCGGCCGAGCTCATCCGCATGGGCAAGGTGGCGACGCCGATCACGCTAAAAACCTTCCTACCGGCCGATGAGAAGGTCGGCGACATGACGGTGGCGCAATATGTCGTGCGGCTGGCGGTCGAAGCCGTCACCGTGGTCAACGCCACCGATTATGGCCGCGCTATCTATGATTTGGCGACGCGCCGCGCGCTGATCACCGTCGGCGAGGACATGGTCAACATCGCCTATGACGCGCCGGTCGACATGTCGCCTTCCGAGCAGATCGAGGACGCCGAGCGCCGGCTGTTCGAACTGGCCGAAACAGGCCGCTATGATGGCGGCTTCGAGAGCTTCACCGACGCGGTCAAAACGGCCGTGGACATGGCCAACGCCGCCTATATGCGCGACGGCCATTTGTCTGGCCTCGCCACCGGCATGCGCGATCTCGACCGCCGCATGGGTGGCCTGCAATCGTCCGATCTGATCGTGCTTGCCGGTCGCCCTGGCATGGGCAAGACGTCGCTCGCCACCAACATCGCCTTCAACGTCGCGGAGGCCTATGTGCCGGCGCAGCAGGCGGACGGCTCTTTCAAGGCTGCCAATGGCGGCGTGGTCGGCTTCTTCTCGCTCGAAATGTCATCCGAACAGCTGGCGACCCGTATCATTTCCGAGCAGACGGAAATCTCTTCGTCAAAAATCCGCCGCGGCGAAATCACCGAAATGGATTTCGAAAAGCTGGTCGCCTGTTCGCAGACCATGCAGAAGATCCCGCTGTTCATCGACCAGACCGGCGGTATCTCCATCGCCCAGCTGTCTGCCCGCGCGCGTCGCCTGAAGCGCCAGCGCGGCCTTGACCTGATCGTCATCGACTATATCCAGCTGATGCAGGGCTCATCCGCCAGGGCCTCGCAGAACCGCGTGCAGGAAATCACCGAGATCACCACGGGCCTGAAGGCGCTGGCCAAGGAACTGGCCGTGCCGATCATCGCGCTGTCGCAGCTGTCGCGTCAGGTCGAAAGCCGCGACGACAAGCGCCCGCAGCTCTCCGATCTGCGTGAATCCGGCTCGATCGAGCAGGACGCCGACGTCGTGATGTTCGTCTACCGCGAGGAGTATTACCTCAAGAACCGCGAGCCCAAGCTTGGCACCGAGGAATACGTCAAGTGGGAAAACGAGATGAACGAGATGCGAGGCAAGGCCGAGGTGATCGTCGCCAAGCAGCGCCACGGCCCGACCGGCTCGGTGACGCTCGCCTTCCACGGCGAATTCACCCGCTTCTCCGACCTGGCGGAAGAGCACCATATTGCGGAGAGGTTTGAGTAG
- a CDS encoding YnfA family protein gives MTYLLYAAAALAEIAGCFSVWAWWRLERSPFWLAPGFVSLLVFAWLLALVDTNAAGRAYAAYGGIYIVASLAWLWLVEGVRPDRWDLAGAALCIAGASVILLAPRGA, from the coding sequence ATGACCTATCTCCTCTATGCCGCCGCGGCACTGGCCGAGATCGCCGGCTGTTTTTCGGTATGGGCCTGGTGGCGGCTGGAAAGATCGCCGTTTTGGCTGGCCCCGGGCTTCGTCTCGCTGCTTGTCTTCGCCTGGCTTCTGGCGCTGGTCGACACCAACGCCGCGGGCCGCGCCTATGCCGCCTATGGCGGCATCTACATCGTCGCCTCGTTAGCCTGGCTGTGGCTGGTGGAAGGCGTGCGGCCCGACCGTTGGGACCTTGCCGGTGCTGCGCTCTGCATAGCCGGCGCTTCGGTCATCCTGCTCGCACCGCGAGGAGCATAG